The following are encoded together in the Ictidomys tridecemlineatus isolate mIctTri1 unplaced genomic scaffold, mIctTri1.hap1 Scaffold_96, whole genome shotgun sequence genome:
- the LOC101973715 gene encoding LOW QUALITY PROTEIN: coiled-coil domain-containing protein 71L (The sequence of the model RefSeq protein was modified relative to this genomic sequence to represent the inferred CDS: inserted 2 bases in 2 codons; deleted 2 bases in 1 codon): MAFNMKSSFLSLSVLPPHILTRLEEKNLTVDKLKDMRKDEIVASDAAQREEAKRRRRRPRHTAAWGGGFRAGGGAGLEAREEKVVYSRSQLXLADSTKALGDAFKLFMPXSTEFMSSDAELWSFLCSLKHQFSPHILRSKHVHGYASCQALVPDPRSPTSRGLTRRPAARREARRRRRGARATAAGRRWPRLPPPPPPSPPPLLPPPPAGPEESCLEKLSAPEPCFGGRTLEETWRAATPTLTTFPTIRVGGDVWGERSLAAARCKARQVLRVDLEPVVRLHRFPVPRA; the protein is encoded by the exons atggctttcaACAtgaaatcctcctttctcagcctctcagTGTTACCACCACACATTCTAACaagattagaagaaaaaaatcttactgtAGATAAGCTGAAAGATATGAGGAAAGATGAAATAG TGGCCTCCGATGCGGCGCAACGTGAAGAGGCGAAGAGGCGCCGGCGCCGGCCCCGCCACACGGCCGCCTGGGGCGGCGGCTTTAGAGCGGGAGGAGGGGCCGGGCTGGAGGCGCGGGAGGAGAAGGTGGTGTACTCCCGGTCGCAAC TCCTGGCCGACAGCACCAAGGCGCTGGGCGATGCCTTCAAGCTGTTCATGC GCAGCACGGAGTTCATGAGCTCCGATGCGGAGCTCTGGAGCTTCCTCTGCAGCCTCAAGCACCAGTTCTCCCCGCACATCCTGCGCAGCAAGCACGTCCACGGCTACGCCTCCTGCCAAGCCCTGGTGCCTGACCCCCGGAGC CCTACCTCCCGCGGCCTGACGCGCCGGCCGGCTGCGCGCCGGGAGGCCAGGAGGAGGCGCCGCGGAGCCCGGGCGACTGCCGCGGGCAGGAGGTGGCCCCGGCTGCCCCCGCCGCCTCCACCGTCACCGCCaccgctgctgccgccgccgccggcgGGCCCCGAGGAGTCCTGCCTGGAGAAACTCTCGGCGCCCGAGCCCTGCTTCGGGGGCCGCACCCTGGAGGAGACCTGGAGGGCAGCCACCCCGACGCTGACCACCTTCCCCACCATCCGCGTAGGCGGCGACGTGTGGGGCGAGCGCAGCCTGGCGGCGGCGCGATGCAAGGCGCGCCAAGTCCTGCGAGTGGACCTGGAACCCGTGGTGAGGCTCCACCGCTTCCCGGTGCCCCGGGCTTGA